The Pedobacter mucosus genome window below encodes:
- a CDS encoding NADH-quinone oxidoreductase subunit NuoE family protein, which translates to MLKVEEQTPVVFSSELLAKFDDVITRYPADKSKSALLPLLHLVQAEFLWVSTSAMDKIAEYLKIQPIEVFEVATFYSMYFLKPQGKYAMEVCRTGPCCLVGAEKILIHLENKLGVKEGEVTADGLFSFRGVECLAACGFGPVLQISPEYTFYENLTEASVDKLIEDLKNK; encoded by the coding sequence ATGCTTAAAGTAGAAGAACAAACACCTGTAGTGTTCTCATCAGAATTGCTAGCCAAGTTTGATGACGTGATTACACGCTACCCTGCAGATAAAAGTAAATCAGCTTTGTTACCATTATTGCACTTGGTACAGGCAGAATTTTTATGGGTAAGTACCTCAGCGATGGATAAAATTGCAGAATACTTAAAAATCCAGCCCATTGAAGTTTTTGAAGTTGCAACTTTTTACAGCATGTACTTTCTAAAACCTCAAGGTAAATATGCAATGGAAGTTTGCCGAACTGGACCTTGTTGTTTAGTTGGTGCAGAAAAAATATTAATCCACTTAGAAAATAAGTTAGGTGTTAAAGAAGGCGAAGTTACTGCCGACGGTTTATTTAGCTTTAGAGGAGTTGAATGTTTAGCTGCCTGCGGTTTTGGTCCGGTGTTACAAATTAGCCCGGAATATACTTTCTACGAAAACCTTACTGAGGCTAGCGTAGATAAACTGATTGAAGATTTAAAAAATAAATAA
- a CDS encoding NADH-quinone oxidoreductase subunit D, producing the protein MNHNHPVYTDNDPQSELVTLNLGPTHPATHGVFQNVLQLDGERIVSGVSTIGYIHRAFEKIAEHRPFYQITPLTDRLNYCSSPINNMGWHMTVEKLLNIKLPKRVDYLRVIIMELSRISDHIICNTIVGQDTGATTTFLYLFQFREHIYEIFEEVCGARLTTNIGRIGGFERDFNDIAFAKINKFLKEFPVALKEFENLLSRNRIFIDRTAGIAEVSKETALDYGWTGPLLRATGVDYDVRVSDPYASYQDFDFEVPVGTSGDIYDRYLVRNEEMWQSLRIIEQGMEKLKSEPKGIFHADVPEFYLPPKAEVYNNMEALIYHFKIVMGEIDAPKAEVYHAVEGGNGELGFYLINDGGRTPYRLHFRRPSFVNYQMFAPMSEGMLLSDAIINMSSMNIIAGELDA; encoded by the coding sequence ATGAATCATAACCATCCGGTATATACAGATAATGATCCTCAGAGTGAGCTGGTAACCTTAAATTTAGGTCCAACACACCCTGCAACACATGGCGTTTTTCAAAATGTTCTTCAATTAGATGGCGAACGTATTGTTAGCGGTGTATCCACAATTGGATATATACATCGTGCTTTCGAAAAGATTGCTGAGCATCGTCCATTTTATCAAATCACTCCATTAACTGATCGCTTAAATTATTGCTCATCGCCCATTAATAACATGGGATGGCATATGACAGTTGAAAAACTGTTGAATATTAAATTACCAAAGCGTGTTGATTACCTTCGTGTAATCATCATGGAGCTTTCCCGTATTTCCGATCATATTATATGTAATACTATTGTAGGTCAGGATACCGGTGCAACTACTACGTTTTTATATCTTTTTCAATTTCGTGAACATATTTATGAAATTTTTGAAGAGGTTTGTGGTGCTCGTTTAACGACGAACATTGGACGTATTGGTGGTTTTGAAAGAGATTTTAATGATATCGCTTTTGCGAAGATTAATAAATTTTTAAAGGAATTTCCGGTTGCACTTAAAGAATTTGAAAACCTTTTAAGTCGTAACCGTATTTTTATTGATAGAACTGCTGGTATTGCAGAAGTAAGTAAAGAAACTGCCTTGGATTATGGTTGGACTGGTCCACTTTTACGTGCAACAGGTGTAGATTATGATGTTCGTGTAAGTGATCCATATGCTTCTTATCAAGATTTTGATTTTGAAGTTCCGGTAGGGACAAGTGGTGATATTTACGATAGATATTTGGTCCGTAACGAAGAAATGTGGCAGAGTTTGCGCATTATTGAGCAAGGAATGGAGAAATTAAAGTCCGAGCCAAAAGGTATTTTTCATGCTGATGTTCCAGAATTCTATCTTCCTCCAAAAGCGGAAGTTTATAACAATATGGAAGCTTTAATCTATCATTTTAAAATTGTGATGGGTGAAATTGATGCTCCAAAAGCTGAAGTTTATCACGCTGTTGAAGGTGGAAATGGTGAATTAGGTTTTTATTTAATAAATGATGGCGGACGTACACCTTACCGTTTACATTTTCGGAGACCAAGCTTTGTTAATTATCAAATGTTTGCTCCGATGAGTGAAGGTATGTTATTATCCGATGCCATCATCAATATGAGTAGTATGAATATTATTGCAGGAGAATTAGATGCTTAA
- a CDS encoding NADH-quinone oxidoreductase subunit C, whose protein sequence is MEETTLNNDIHVKLTEKFGEKITAISEPYGLLTFVTYKDVILNVLSHLKEELKFNFLTDITAVHYPGKDHGIAVVYHLHNMVEQVRIRIKVFISEQNPTIASATTVWKGANWMERETFDLFGVKFEGHPDLRRILNMDDLGVHPMLKQYPLEDPNRVDKKDEFFGR, encoded by the coding sequence ATGGAAGAAACTACGCTAAATAATGATATCCATGTTAAGCTAACTGAAAAGTTTGGCGAAAAAATTACGGCTATTTCTGAGCCTTATGGCTTATTAACCTTCGTAACGTATAAGGATGTCATTTTAAATGTGCTTTCGCACCTTAAAGAAGAACTAAAGTTTAATTTTCTTACGGATATTACTGCCGTTCATTATCCAGGAAAAGATCATGGTATTGCTGTAGTTTACCATTTGCATAACATGGTAGAGCAGGTTAGAATCAGGATTAAAGTTTTCATTTCTGAACAAAATCCAACTATAGCAAGTGCAACAACCGTTTGGAAAGGTGCTAATTGGATGGAAAGAGAAACTTTTGATTTGTTCGGAGTTAAATTTGAAGGCCATCCGGATTTACGCCGTATTTTAAATATGGATGATTTAGGTGTTCATCCGATGCTGAAACAATATCCATTGGAAGATCCGAATAGAGTAGATAAAAAAGACGAATTTTTTGGAAGGTAA
- a CDS encoding NADH-quinone oxidoreductase subunit B — protein MSEINIVDAPPGIEGSGFFATSMDKVIGLARSNSLWPLPFATSCCGIEFMATMGSHYDLGRFGAERLSFSPRQADVLMVMGTIAKKMGPVLKQVYIQMAEPRWVMAVGACASSGGIFDTYSVLQGIDEIIPVDVYVPGCPPRPEAILDGFQRIQDLVRNESGRRRNSDYYKELLGQYGIK, from the coding sequence ATGAGTGAAATTAATATAGTTGATGCGCCTCCAGGAATAGAAGGATCTGGTTTCTTTGCCACTTCAATGGACAAAGTGATTGGTTTGGCCCGCTCAAATTCATTATGGCCATTACCTTTCGCAACTTCATGTTGTGGAATTGAGTTTATGGCAACCATGGGTTCTCACTATGATTTAGGTCGTTTCGGTGCAGAACGTTTGAGTTTTTCTCCCCGTCAGGCTGATGTTTTAATGGTGATGGGAACCATTGCTAAAAAAATGGGTCCGGTATTGAAACAAGTGTATATTCAAATGGCGGAACCTCGTTGGGTAATGGCCGTTGGCGCTTGTGCAAGTAGTGGAGGTATTTTTGATACCTATTCCGTTTTGCAAGGTATTGATGAAATTATTCCAGTTGACGTTTATGTTCCTGGTTGTCCGCCAAGACCGGAAGCTATTTTAGATGGATTTCAACGCATTCAGGATTTAGTTAGAAATGAATCTGGAAGAAGAAGAAATTCTGATTATTACAAAGAACTTTTAGGGCAATACGGCATTAAATAA
- a CDS encoding NADH-quinone oxidoreductase subunit A produces the protein MQTQSTAIDFLPIIFQIIVALGFVVLTLVGTHYLGPQRKTSDKLETFEAGVKSIGNARQPFSIKYFVVAILFVLFDIEVIFMYPWAVNFKVLRMDGMIEMFIFMGTLLLGFVYVIKKKVLDWN, from the coding sequence ATGCAAACGCAAAGTACAGCAATAGATTTTTTACCAATCATTTTTCAAATTATTGTAGCATTGGGTTTCGTGGTGCTAACATTAGTTGGAACACATTATTTAGGTCCGCAAAGAAAAACTAGTGATAAGCTAGAAACTTTTGAAGCTGGTGTTAAATCTATAGGAAATGCCCGTCAGCCTTTTTCAATTAAGTATTTTGTTGTAGCTATTCTATTTGTATTGTTCGATATTGAAGTTATTTTTATGTACCCTTGGGCCGTTAATTTTAAGGTTTTAAGAATGGATGGAATGATTGAGATGTTTATTTTTATGGGTACTTTATTACTTGGTTTCGTTTATGTTATCAAGAAAAAAGTTTTAGATTGGAATTAA
- a CDS encoding tetratricopeptide repeat protein, with protein sequence MKISKKAITLNLGLVLMGSAVFAQNLNDAKKAIDAEQYQKATSMLKSLVSSQASNGENYYNLGLVYLKTGYIDSARAVFTKGITADAKNNLNLIGLGEADMLSNNPTSAKTNFDKAIELGKKDYKTYLNVGKAYLAQDKPTDDVSKPDFTNALANITKADELDTKDKDAEVFLALGDAYALQKKNSEALGPYMRVGDVDPTNRRAKTQIGKMYKESRAFPEGEKELQDVIAADPNYGPAYRELGELYLQWSSFGTDQEKAKKGIENYKKYLDLTDKSLESQLRYAQFLFYAKDFQTLEQVATALQVPANSSKAVVVARLKGWAAYENKNYPQALTNMTEFFAKEKDKTKILGNDYLYLGKAQLKAGQDSLAVGNIIEATKIDSNNADALAEAGLALYKAKKYAKSADIYSLAIKYNPNGKGSLTNYYYLGQNRYYESAFLQRDKKPINTAGLVEADSALSHLNKISPEFALAYVTRARIANLLDDKTNPKYASIPYFEKYISLVKPEEVATNKTYLVESYDYLGAFYADKDKAKAVDYLNKSIALDPAGPFATAKLKELQAPAAKGKGK encoded by the coding sequence ATGAAAATTTCAAAGAAAGCGATAACCTTAAATTTAGGTTTAGTGTTGATGGGTTCTGCAGTTTTTGCTCAAAATTTAAACGACGCGAAAAAAGCCATTGACGCTGAACAGTATCAGAAAGCAACATCAATGCTTAAATCATTGGTGAGCTCGCAAGCATCTAACGGCGAAAATTATTATAATCTTGGTTTGGTTTATTTAAAAACCGGTTATATCGACTCAGCTAGAGCCGTTTTTACTAAAGGCATAACAGCAGATGCAAAAAATAATCTAAATCTTATTGGTTTAGGCGAAGCAGATATGTTATCAAACAATCCAACTTCTGCTAAAACTAATTTTGACAAAGCTATTGAGTTAGGCAAAAAAGATTACAAAACGTATTTAAATGTTGGTAAGGCTTACTTAGCACAAGATAAACCAACCGATGATGTTTCTAAGCCTGATTTCACAAATGCTTTAGCGAATATTACAAAAGCGGATGAGTTAGATACCAAAGATAAAGATGCTGAAGTATTTTTAGCGCTGGGAGATGCTTATGCATTACAAAAGAAAAATTCAGAAGCTTTAGGTCCTTATATGAGAGTTGGTGATGTTGATCCAACAAACAGAAGAGCTAAAACTCAAATTGGTAAAATGTATAAAGAGTCGAGGGCTTTTCCTGAAGGAGAAAAAGAATTACAAGATGTAATTGCTGCAGATCCTAATTATGGTCCAGCTTATCGCGAATTAGGCGAACTTTATTTACAGTGGAGTAGTTTTGGTACTGATCAAGAAAAAGCTAAAAAAGGAATTGAAAATTATAAGAAATATCTTGATTTGACAGATAAATCTTTAGAGTCTCAGTTGCGTTATGCTCAATTCTTATTTTATGCAAAAGATTTCCAAACGTTAGAACAAGTTGCTACTGCGTTACAAGTTCCAGCTAACTCATCAAAAGCTGTTGTTGTAGCTAGATTAAAAGGTTGGGCTGCTTATGAGAATAAAAATTATCCTCAAGCGCTTACTAACATGACAGAGTTTTTTGCAAAAGAAAAAGATAAAACCAAAATTTTAGGTAATGATTATCTTTATTTAGGTAAAGCGCAGTTAAAAGCAGGTCAAGATAGTTTAGCGGTAGGTAACATTATCGAGGCAACGAAAATTGATTCTAATAATGCAGACGCTTTAGCTGAAGCTGGTTTAGCGCTATACAAAGCGAAAAAATATGCTAAATCTGCAGATATTTATAGCCTTGCAATTAAATATAATCCTAATGGCAAAGGTTCATTAACCAACTACTATTATTTAGGTCAAAATAGATATTACGAATCGGCGTTTTTACAGAGAGATAAAAAACCAATAAACACAGCTGGTTTGGTAGAAGCAGATTCAGCTTTAAGTCACCTAAATAAAATTTCTCCTGAATTTGCTTTAGCATATGTTACAAGAGCAAGAATAGCTAATTTATTGGATGATAAAACTAATCCAAAATATGCATCTATTCCTTATTTTGAGAAGTATATCAGCTTAGTAAAACCAGAAGAGGTAGCAACTAATAAAACTTACCTAGTAGAGTCATACGATTATCTTGGTGCATTTTATGCAGATAAAGATAAAGCGAAAGCAGTTGATTACTTAAATAAAAGTATAGCTTTAGATCCAGCTGGTCCATTCGCTACAGCGAAGTTAAAGGAACTTCAAGCTCCTGCAGCTAAAGGAAAAGGTAAATAG
- a CDS encoding PstS family phosphate ABC transporter substrate-binding protein, whose product MRNIFFIIILLAFVSCKRKAKTESVKETRTSGTLKILVDESVGPIVQEQIDVFSLDYPQAKFETTVKPEEKLLPAFLNDSVRVIVLPRMLNKAEEKYYNQRNIKINTSRFAVDGIALITNQSNIDSTITVKEIIDILQGGKSDKRLVFDNAYSSTFQYFKKLANISQFPAKSVYSKNSSDEVIKLIAEDKNFIGILGINWISGRNVKMANYLLKVKTLGVKNLSGKPGADQFYKPTQDNLINGIYPFLRNVNIIDCEGRDGLGTGFATWLRSQRGQLIVLKSGLGPHKLMPREINLTKENK is encoded by the coding sequence ATGAGAAATATTTTTTTTATAATCATATTGCTTGCTTTTGTTTCTTGTAAACGTAAGGCGAAAACCGAATCGGTAAAAGAAACCCGAACTAGTGGTACTTTAAAAATTCTGGTTGATGAAAGTGTTGGTCCGATAGTGCAAGAACAGATTGATGTTTTCTCATTAGATTATCCTCAAGCAAAATTTGAAACAACAGTTAAGCCCGAGGAAAAACTTCTGCCGGCTTTTTTAAATGATAGTGTTCGTGTGATCGTGTTACCTCGAATGCTCAATAAAGCAGAAGAAAAATATTATAATCAAAGGAATATAAAAATTAATACTTCTCGGTTTGCTGTAGATGGGATTGCCTTAATTACAAACCAAAGCAATATTGATAGCACAATTACCGTTAAGGAAATAATAGATATATTGCAGGGAGGAAAGTCAGATAAAAGATTGGTTTTTGATAATGCTTATTCAAGTACTTTTCAATATTTTAAAAAATTGGCTAATATTAGTCAGTTTCCAGCCAAGAGTGTTTACTCAAAAAATTCTAGTGATGAAGTTATAAAACTTATAGCTGAGGATAAGAATTTTATTGGTATTTTAGGCATTAATTGGATTTCTGGCAGAAATGTAAAAATGGCTAACTACCTTTTAAAAGTTAAAACGCTTGGGGTAAAAAACTTAAGTGGAAAACCTGGCGCAGATCAATTCTATAAACCAACACAAGATAATCTTATCAATGGTATTTACCCGTTTTTAAGAAATGTAAATATTATTGATTGTGAAGGTAGAGATGGTTTAGGCACAGGATTTGCGACATGGTTAAGAAGTCAGAGAGGTCAGTTAATTGTACTTAAATCTGGACTTGGCCCTCACAAGCTAATGCCAAGAGAAATCAATTTAACGAAAGAGAACAAATAA
- a CDS encoding energy transducer TonB: MSKLDIFRKEWLEVVFADKNKSYGAYQLRKTNAANTTKALIIGSVVFLVLFFSPKIYGLIKGSMDNQEEQQKAQEVIIAPPPPVDPKTPPPPPVEPPPPKVDQVKMPPPIVKPDELVRDEEPPTVEKLKEADPGQRDIKGDPTADIVIAEPVGEGPKREAAVAVDDNKVYDFVSIEKQPEYPGGIAKFYKYLGGAIKYPPMAQENNVQGKVFLSFVVEKDGKLTDIQVTRGLGSGTDEEAIRVLKASPRWNPGIQNGKPVRVKYNINVNFTLN, encoded by the coding sequence ATGTCAAAATTAGATATTTTTAGAAAAGAATGGCTTGAGGTAGTTTTTGCTGATAAAAACAAAAGTTATGGCGCTTATCAATTGCGTAAAACTAATGCAGCAAATACAACAAAGGCTTTAATAATCGGTTCTGTGGTATTTCTTGTTCTATTTTTCTCACCTAAAATCTATGGTCTAATAAAAGGATCAATGGATAATCAGGAAGAACAACAAAAAGCACAAGAGGTAATTATTGCACCACCGCCACCTGTAGATCCGAAAACACCGCCACCACCGCCGGTAGAGCCACCGCCACCAAAAGTGGATCAGGTAAAAATGCCGCCTCCAATTGTAAAACCAGATGAGTTGGTACGTGATGAGGAACCACCAACAGTTGAAAAATTGAAGGAAGCTGATCCAGGTCAACGTGATATTAAAGGTGATCCAACAGCTGATATTGTTATTGCTGAACCAGTAGGTGAAGGTCCGAAAAGGGAAGCTGCAGTTGCTGTAGATGATAATAAAGTTTATGACTTTGTTAGTATCGAAAAACAACCAGAATATCCAGGGGGTATTGCTAAATTCTATAAGTATTTAGGAGGAGCAATTAAATATCCGCCAATGGCACAGGAAAACAATGTACAGGGTAAAGTATTTTTATCTTTCGTTGTTGAAAAAGATGGTAAATTAACAGATATCCAAGTTACCCGCGGTTTGGGTAGTGGTACTGATGAAGAAGCTATCCGTGTGTTAAAAGCAAGTCCACGTTGGAATCCAGGTATTCAAAATGGTAAGCCAGTAAGGGTAAAATACAACATCAACGTTAACTTTACATTGAACTAA
- a CDS encoding ExbD/TolR family protein, which produces MAELNTGGKKATPRVDMTPMVDLMFLLVTFFILTTSISTPQAMDIVKPDKDDKNENRLELKASKTMTILLGKKDKVAWYMGEAGKTAPTFENLSVVDKSIIENRKVADASGIKGEFVVLIKPTSGSTFQNFVDIMDELEILKVKVRQIDDDNILDNEKQSMQQQGIL; this is translated from the coding sequence ATGGCAGAATTAAACACAGGCGGGAAGAAAGCCACACCAAGAGTCGATATGACACCGATGGTAGATTTGATGTTTCTTTTAGTAACATTCTTTATTTTGACTACCTCAATCTCTACGCCACAAGCGATGGATATTGTAAAGCCAGATAAAGATGATAAAAACGAAAACAGGCTTGAATTAAAAGCATCGAAAACCATGACTATCTTATTGGGTAAAAAAGATAAGGTTGCTTGGTATATGGGTGAAGCTGGTAAAACAGCTCCTACTTTCGAAAACTTATCTGTAGTTGATAAATCAATTATCGAAAACAGAAAAGTTGCTGATGCATCAGGTATTAAAGGAGAATTTGTGGTGTTGATAAAACCAACCAGCGGATCTACTTTCCAAAATTTTGTTGATATTATGGATGAGTTAGAAATATTGAAGGTAAAAGTTCGTCAGATTGATGATGACAATATCCTTGATAATGAAAAACAATCAATGCAACAACAAGGTATTTTATAA
- a CDS encoding biopolymer transporter ExbD translates to MPRIKVKRTSTVTDMTAMCDVASLLLTFFILTATARQPEPLAVQTPSSTYEFKVPAENNAILTIGQGQVFFEVAGNKVRARTLELIGKQYNIDFTPQEIQRFSVISTFGVPVSDLKKFIAMSGSDRMKKGVQTGIPTDSVDNQLNSWVLQARTATAEVNQQPMRVSIKGDAKEEYPVIKKIVDVLQKQKVNKFLLVTNSEAKKK, encoded by the coding sequence ATGCCTAGAATAAAAGTTAAAAGAACAAGTACTGTAACAGATATGACCGCCATGTGTGATGTGGCCTCATTGTTACTTACTTTCTTCATATTAACTGCAACTGCAAGGCAACCAGAACCACTAGCTGTTCAAACCCCCTCATCAACCTATGAGTTTAAGGTTCCAGCTGAAAATAATGCAATTTTAACAATTGGACAGGGTCAGGTTTTCTTTGAAGTAGCAGGTAATAAAGTAAGGGCAAGAACCTTAGAATTAATTGGTAAGCAATATAATATTGATTTTACCCCACAGGAAATACAACGTTTTTCAGTTATCTCAACTTTTGGTGTACCAGTTTCAGATCTGAAAAAGTTTATTGCAATGTCTGGATCAGACAGAATGAAAAAGGGCGTACAAACGGGTATTCCAACAGATTCTGTTGATAATCAATTAAACTCATGGGTTTTACAGGCCCGTACCGCAACTGCTGAAGTAAATCAACAGCCAATGCGTGTCAGTATTAAAGGTGATGCTAAAGAAGAATATCCTGTAATCAAAAAGATTGTTGACGTACTTCAGAAACAAAAAGTGAATAAATTTTTGTTAGTAACCAATTCTGAAGCTAAAAAGAAATAA
- a CDS encoding MotA/TolQ/ExbB proton channel family protein has translation MANAPKPTTIKKESTSGASSLFSTFVIPICIIIGFCVWRFVFGEASNFIDGDREKLPLAGNYLGTAYKGGPIVAILVGLLLVVIVFSIERFIVIGKASGKSSLDTFIRKVQGLLSAGNIAAAKAECDKQEGSVANVIKSGLKKYSEVEADTNMDVEQSIVAIQKEVEEATALEMPMLEQNLTVIATLVSIGTLVGLLGTVTGMIRAFAGLANSGAPDQSALAVGISEALINTATGILVSTVAIIMYNILTSKIDKLTYAIDEAGFSIVQTYASSHK, from the coding sequence ATGGCAAACGCACCAAAACCAACAACCATTAAAAAAGAAAGCACATCAGGCGCTTCAAGTCTATTCTCTACATTCGTTATTCCAATTTGTATTATTATTGGCTTCTGTGTTTGGAGATTCGTATTTGGAGAAGCAAGCAACTTTATTGATGGCGACAGAGAAAAATTACCTTTAGCTGGTAACTATCTTGGAACAGCTTACAAGGGAGGTCCGATCGTAGCGATCTTAGTTGGATTATTATTAGTAGTAATTGTATTCTCTATCGAACGTTTTATCGTTATTGGAAAAGCAAGTGGAAAATCTAGCTTAGATACTTTCATCCGTAAAGTACAAGGTTTATTAAGCGCTGGCAACATTGCTGCTGCAAAAGCAGAATGCGATAAACAAGAAGGTTCAGTTGCTAACGTAATTAAATCTGGTTTGAAAAAATATAGCGAAGTTGAAGCTGATACAAACATGGATGTTGAGCAATCAATTGTTGCTATCCAAAAAGAGGTAGAAGAAGCTACAGCTTTAGAAATGCCAATGTTAGAGCAAAACTTAACTGTAATTGCAACATTAGTATCAATTGGTACATTAGTTGGTTTATTAGGAACAGTAACAGGTATGATCCGTGCATTCGCCGGTTTAGCAAACTCTGGTGCTCCAGATCAATCAGCATTAGCGGTAGGTATTTCTGAAGCACTTATCAACACTGCAACAGGTATCTTGGTATCTACTGTAGCAATTATCATGTATAACATCTTAACTTCTAAAATAGATAAGTTAACTTATGCAATTGACGAAGCTGGTTTCAGTATCGTTCAAACATACGCTAGTTCACATAAATAA
- the pckA gene encoding phosphoenolpyruvate carboxykinase (ATP), translating into MSKKKPQRPDLSYLNLGSAIDVNYQLSPMELIDDALLNNEGCLASSGALAIDTGEFTGRSPKDRFIVCDNITQDEVWWGDVNIKITPENFEGLFKKITTYLNDKKFYVRDAFACADPDYSISIRVITETAYQNLFVNNLFIRPDQDTLGGEPEWTIIAAPGFLADPLQDGTRQENFSVINFTKKMILIGGTGYTGEIKKGIFSVLNFILPIYKNTLSMHCAANVGKAGDTAIFFGLSGTGKTTLSADPERGLIGDDEHGWGKDSIFNFEGGCYAKCVDLTIEKEPQIFKAIKFGSLLENINFYPNTKEVDYSNIDKTENTRVAYPIDYIDNAILPSVASAPKNIFFLTADAFGVLPPISKLSVEQAMFHFMSGYTAKVAGTEAGITEPQLTFSACFGKAFLPLHPSRYAKLLGEKITSQQVTVWLVNTGWSGGVYGVGKRIKLGYTRALIAAALNGELNKVEYKMHPIFKLMMPTSCVNIPAEILDPSKTWENREEYNTKATELEKAFRLNFEQFKEADATKREQEELNLR; encoded by the coding sequence ATGAGTAAAAAGAAACCTCAAAGGCCAGATTTAAGCTATTTAAATCTAGGCAGCGCTATTGATGTTAATTATCAATTATCTCCGATGGAATTAATTGATGATGCACTATTAAACAATGAGGGATGTCTGGCCTCTTCCGGCGCTTTGGCTATAGATACCGGGGAATTTACAGGTCGATCTCCAAAAGATCGCTTTATTGTATGCGACAATATTACTCAAGATGAAGTATGGTGGGGAGATGTGAACATTAAAATAACTCCGGAAAATTTTGAAGGCTTGTTCAAAAAAATTACTACATATCTTAATGATAAAAAATTTTATGTGAGGGATGCCTTTGCCTGTGCAGATCCTGATTATTCAATATCAATTCGGGTAATTACCGAAACTGCTTATCAAAATCTTTTCGTTAATAATTTATTTATTCGTCCTGATCAAGATACTTTGGGTGGTGAGCCTGAGTGGACAATTATTGCTGCACCTGGGTTTTTGGCCGATCCACTTCAAGATGGAACACGACAAGAGAATTTCTCGGTTATCAACTTCACAAAAAAAATGATTTTAATTGGTGGAACGGGTTACACTGGTGAAATTAAAAAGGGCATTTTTTCTGTATTAAACTTTATTTTACCCATTTATAAAAACACGCTTTCGATGCATTGCGCTGCAAACGTAGGCAAAGCAGGCGATACAGCCATTTTTTTTGGCTTATCTGGTACAGGGAAAACCACCTTATCTGCCGATCCGGAAAGGGGTTTAATTGGTGATGATGAACATGGCTGGGGAAAGGATTCAATATTCAATTTTGAAGGTGGTTGCTATGCAAAATGTGTAGACTTGACAATAGAAAAGGAACCGCAAATTTTTAAAGCCATTAAATTTGGCTCGCTTTTAGAAAATATAAACTTTTATCCCAACACAAAGGAAGTTGATTATTCTAATATTGATAAAACAGAAAATACAAGAGTTGCCTACCCAATCGATTATATAGACAATGCAATCTTGCCATCTGTGGCATCAGCGCCTAAAAATATTTTCTTTTTAACGGCTGATGCTTTCGGCGTACTGCCACCAATTTCAAAATTATCAGTTGAGCAGGCCATGTTTCACTTTATGAGCGGCTATACAGCAAAAGTTGCGGGTACAGAGGCAGGAATTACTGAGCCTCAACTTACTTTTTCTGCTTGTTTTGGAAAAGCATTCCTTCCCTTACATCCGTCGAGATATGCAAAACTATTAGGCGAAAAAATTACTTCTCAACAGGTAACGGTATGGCTGGTAAATACGGGTTGGAGCGGTGGCGTTTATGGAGTAGGTAAAAGGATAAAGTTAGGATATACGAGGGCATTAATTGCTGCGGCTTTAAATGGAGAATTAAATAAAGTGGAATATAAAATGCATCCAATTTTTAAATTAATGATGCCGACATCTTGTGTTAACATTCCTGCAGAAATTTTAGATCCATCAAAAACATGGGAAAATCGTGAAGAATATAATACAAAAGCAACAGAATTGGAAAAAGCATTTAGGTTAAACTTCGAACAGTTTAAAGAGGCGGATGCAACAAAAAGGGAGCAAGAAGAGTTAAATTTACGTTAA